The following are encoded together in the Acidobacteriota bacterium genome:
- a CDS encoding acylphosphatase — translation MTRRYVLCGRVQGVGFRYFTQQTAARLRVKGWVRNNPDGTVEVVAQADSETLDEFKSHLNQGPRFSEVDSIREEEGPEKDFQLFTIER, via the coding sequence ATGACTCGACGATATGTTCTTTGCGGCCGGGTTCAAGGCGTAGGATTCCGCTACTTCACCCAGCAAACCGCGGCCCGCCTGAGGGTTAAAGGTTGGGTGCGCAACAATCCCGACGGCACGGTCGAAGTGGTGGCCCAAGCCGATTCCGAGACCCTAGATGAGTTCAAGAGCCATCTCAACCAAGGTCCGCGCTTCTCCGAGGTCGATTCGATTCGGGAAGAAGAGGGTCCGGAGAAGGACTTCCAGTTATTCACGATCGAAAGGTAG
- a CDS encoding adenine phosphoribosyltransferase, with amino-acid sequence MEELKKKIREVPDFPKPGILFYDVTTLLKDAQGLRQVLDILSERYHGAGIDQVLGIESRGFIFAPALAANIGAGFIPVRKPGKLPAEKLSHSYDLEYGSDTLEIHRDAIEADQNILIVDDLIATGGTAAATVEMVKKLGGSVHELAFLVELEFLNGRSKLDGHNIYSILKY; translated from the coding sequence ATGGAAGAATTGAAAAAGAAGATTCGCGAGGTGCCCGATTTTCCCAAACCGGGCATTCTGTTTTACGACGTCACCACCTTGCTGAAAGACGCTCAGGGGTTGCGCCAGGTCCTGGACATCCTTTCCGAGCGCTACCACGGGGCCGGAATCGACCAGGTGCTGGGCATCGAGTCGCGGGGATTCATCTTCGCTCCCGCCCTGGCCGCCAACATCGGGGCCGGATTCATTCCCGTGCGCAAGCCCGGCAAGCTGCCGGCCGAGAAGCTTTCCCACTCCTACGACCTGGAATACGGCTCGGACACCCTTGAAATACACCGCGATGCCATCGAGGCCGATCAGAACATCCTCATCGTCGACGACTTGATCGCCACCGGCGGCACGGCCGCCGCTACCGTCGAGATGGTGAAGAAGTTGGGAGGCAGCGTTCACGAACTGGCCTTCCTGGTAGAATTGGAGTTCCTCAACGGCCGCTCCAAGCTGGACGGACACAACATCTACTCCATCCTCAAGTACTGA
- a CDS encoding TolC family protein codes for MMTRVTAFFLALLGAFPAASPLWAQGRWHQDQPRREITTPDLHVMGRVDAGKVYLSQRQAVEMALRNNLDINVERHRPLSAFWEIEARRGVYDPEFLFNFDWQRTTQPTASLLAGGESVTDVDTRYEFGYRQDLSSGTHFEFEFNANRNSTTNSFADLVPAIATDLAATLRQNLLRGWGRIDADYDIEISSNDLDISRHEFETRVADVVLAVQEGYWELQFALEDIKVQEESLELAQTTMDQNQARFEVGSAARVEVIEAEAEVAARREQLIRSRFNYRLAQDQLIRLITGLEDPRAFPGEIVPSQDIYQPPPVASPFPQLMEQARGNRPELARAGLRIENSRVLLERSRNRLKPQLDLLLSYQQFGLGGRRLIRDFSGGFINAPVIDIQPGGAGDSLEQLFGGDFYGYLVALDFRLPLGNKAARARNAQAQIALDQEQLARRSLLQEVALEVRRALTEIEMNSAGVEAAQAAVRLSRERLDSQQARFDVGMATTRDMIEVQRDLTQAESVLIRNRVDLIQSSLRLQRALGSTLSTQNISLGQALEQNLRGPGR; via the coding sequence ATGATGACCCGCGTTACCGCTTTTTTTCTGGCGCTGCTGGGCGCCTTCCCGGCGGCCTCGCCGCTGTGGGCCCAAGGCCGCTGGCACCAGGACCAGCCGCGCCGTGAAATCACAACTCCCGACCTGCACGTCATGGGTCGCGTCGACGCCGGAAAGGTCTACCTGAGCCAGCGCCAGGCGGTTGAAATGGCCCTGCGCAACAACCTCGACATCAACGTCGAGCGCCATCGGCCCCTCTCGGCCTTCTGGGAAATCGAAGCCCGCCGCGGAGTCTACGATCCCGAGTTCCTCTTCAATTTCGACTGGCAGCGCACCACCCAGCCCACCGCCAGCCTGTTGGCCGGAGGGGAGAGCGTCACCGACGTCGACACCCGCTATGAATTCGGCTACCGGCAGGACCTTTCCTCCGGAACCCATTTCGAATTCGAATTCAACGCCAACCGCAACAGCACCACCAACTCCTTCGCCGATCTGGTCCCCGCCATTGCCACCGACTTGGCAGCCACCTTGCGCCAGAACCTGCTCAGGGGCTGGGGACGGATCGACGCCGACTACGACATCGAAATCTCGAGCAACGATCTCGACATTTCACGCCACGAGTTCGAGACCCGCGTAGCCGACGTCGTCCTTGCGGTGCAAGAGGGCTATTGGGAGCTGCAGTTCGCCCTCGAAGACATCAAGGTGCAGGAAGAGTCTCTGGAATTGGCCCAGACCACCATGGACCAGAATCAGGCCCGTTTCGAGGTGGGTTCGGCGGCCCGCGTCGAGGTGATCGAGGCCGAGGCCGAGGTAGCCGCGCGCCGCGAGCAGCTTATCCGATCACGCTTCAACTACCGCCTGGCCCAGGACCAGTTGATCCGCCTCATCACCGGGCTTGAGGACCCCCGCGCCTTCCCGGGCGAGATCGTGCCTTCTCAGGACATTTATCAACCGCCTCCCGTGGCCTCTCCCTTCCCCCAGCTCATGGAGCAGGCCCGCGGCAACCGTCCTGAGCTGGCTCGGGCGGGCTTGCGGATTGAGAACTCGCGCGTCCTGCTGGAGCGCTCCCGCAACCGCCTCAAGCCCCAACTCGACCTGCTGCTTTCCTACCAGCAGTTCGGCCTGGGGGGACGCCGTCTCATCCGCGACTTCTCGGGCGGATTCATCAACGCTCCCGTCATCGACATCCAGCCGGGAGGCGCCGGCGATTCCTTGGAGCAGCTCTTCGGCGGCGACTTCTACGGCTACCTGGTGGCTCTCGACTTCCGCCTGCCCCTGGGCAACAAGGCGGCCCGGGCCCGGAACGCCCAGGCTCAGATCGCGCTGGACCAGGAGCAGTTGGCACGCCGCTCGCTGCTGCAAGAAGTGGCCCTGGAAGTCCGCCGGGCGCTGACCGAGATCGAGATGAACAGCGCCGGCGTGGAGGCCGCCCAGGCCGCCGTGCGCCTTTCCCGCGAGCGTCTCGACAGCCAGCAGGCCCGTTTCGACGTGGGCATGGCCACCACCCGCGACATGATCGAAGTGCAACGCGATCTGACCCAGGCCGAATCGGTGCTGATCCGCAACCGGGTCGACCTGATCCAGAGCAGCCTGCGCCTCCAGCGCGCACTGGGATCGACCCTTTCCACGCAAAACATCTCCCTGGGCCAGGCCCTGGAGCAGAACCTGCGAGGCCCCGGCCGATAA
- a CDS encoding histidine kinase, with translation MDAYSWIALYLSTFGVVAFSVLTYMTLKAEKKPPLFELVSSLAINMLSIFWFLLGIIDAVPYLGKLVQRQAWQLLFTEAALFFPPLICQIFYASERNKLNRQWPWLAGLAVSWLGALYSVSQILGVILGWSTISGERIGTFFQLGFSYTAVFCIALILWVKRTEKKEAKLPTEEERRSVYRRRMIFLLAVLLALPFTFWLPMLREVGFLVARTMPLTFVFVGLYYQQRYEFFDLVVKRGLFFFLVFGLLLIFFVGLPALVPDLRADDEGALLLTLAFLPLALSLPMLSRLLSRKLDQWWFGRQFEATEAAKEFLGAVRDSTDEQRLRTQSGRILGEIFLAEARVETIGTRAGEQESELIRGDEYGSITALTVPIQADGRIYGYIHMGERQSQTPYFRSDQKLLQTLAEILARMLENLRLQEKRKQQEKREQDLKLHASRSELKALRAQINPHFLFNALNAIASLIHQKPELAEETVEQLAEVFRYTLRRSEQEWVLLQDEFDFLSAYLDVERARFGDRLQYEVELEEEAAQIKVPGMMVQTLVENAVKHGLSSVRGVGRIGISARRQGDRLILKVKDNGPGFDLEEGLSRPDERRRGEGFGLKSVQRRLRGYYGRQARLEVTRDRENSLTVVRIEMPAESDSQQMAQGQAG, from the coding sequence ATGGATGCTTACTCCTGGATTGCGCTCTACCTCAGCACCTTCGGCGTAGTGGCCTTTTCGGTGCTGACCTACATGACCTTGAAGGCCGAGAAGAAGCCGCCTCTTTTCGAGTTGGTTTCTTCACTGGCCATCAACATGCTCTCCATCTTCTGGTTTCTCCTGGGAATCATCGACGCCGTTCCCTACCTGGGAAAGCTTGTCCAGCGACAGGCCTGGCAACTTCTCTTCACCGAGGCGGCGCTCTTTTTCCCTCCCCTCATTTGCCAGATCTTCTATGCGTCCGAAAGAAACAAACTGAACCGCCAATGGCCCTGGCTGGCCGGCCTTGCGGTTTCCTGGCTGGGAGCGCTCTATTCCGTCTCTCAGATCCTCGGCGTCATTCTGGGCTGGAGCACCATCTCGGGAGAGCGGATAGGTACTTTCTTCCAATTGGGGTTTTCTTACACAGCCGTCTTCTGCATCGCCCTCATTCTGTGGGTCAAGAGAACCGAGAAGAAGGAGGCCAAACTCCCGACCGAGGAAGAACGCCGCAGCGTCTATCGCCGCAGAATGATCTTCCTGCTGGCCGTGCTGCTGGCGCTGCCGTTCACTTTCTGGCTGCCCATGCTGCGGGAGGTCGGATTCTTGGTGGCCCGCACCATGCCCCTCACCTTCGTTTTCGTGGGCCTTTATTACCAGCAGCGCTACGAGTTCTTCGACCTGGTCGTCAAGCGGGGGCTTTTCTTCTTCCTGGTGTTCGGACTGCTGCTCATTTTCTTCGTCGGACTGCCGGCCCTCGTGCCCGACTTGAGGGCCGACGACGAGGGAGCCCTGCTTCTCACCCTGGCCTTTCTTCCCTTGGCCCTGTCGCTCCCCATGCTCTCCCGTCTCTTGTCGCGCAAGCTTGACCAATGGTGGTTTGGACGCCAGTTCGAAGCCACCGAGGCGGCCAAGGAATTCCTGGGAGCCGTGCGCGATTCTACCGACGAACAGAGGCTGCGAACCCAATCCGGACGCATTCTGGGGGAAATCTTCCTGGCTGAGGCGAGGGTTGAAACCATCGGGACGCGAGCCGGCGAGCAAGAGAGCGAATTGATACGAGGGGACGAGTACGGTTCCATCACCGCCTTGACGGTGCCCATTCAGGCCGATGGAAGAATCTACGGCTACATCCACATGGGGGAGCGGCAGAGCCAGACACCGTACTTCCGCAGCGATCAGAAACTGCTGCAGACGCTGGCCGAGATCCTGGCCCGCATGCTTGAAAACCTGCGTTTGCAAGAGAAGCGCAAACAACAGGAGAAGCGCGAGCAAGACCTCAAGCTACACGCCAGCCGCTCCGAACTGAAAGCTCTGAGGGCCCAGATCAATCCCCATTTTCTCTTCAACGCCCTCAACGCCATCGCTTCCCTGATTCACCAGAAGCCGGAGCTGGCCGAGGAGACGGTGGAGCAGTTGGCGGAAGTCTTCCGCTACACGCTGCGCCGTTCCGAACAGGAATGGGTGCTGCTGCAGGACGAGTTCGATTTCCTCAGCGCCTACCTCGACGTCGAGCGGGCCCGCTTCGGAGACCGTCTCCAATACGAAGTCGAGTTGGAGGAAGAGGCCGCCCAAATCAAGGTGCCCGGCATGATGGTGCAGACGCTGGTCGAAAACGCCGTCAAACACGGGCTCTCTTCGGTGCGCGGCGTCGGGCGCATCGGCATCTCAGCCCGCAGGCAGGGCGACCGCCTGATCCTCAAGGTCAAGGACAATGGTCCCGGATTCGATCTCGAGGAGGGGCTGAGCCGTCCCGATGAGCGGCGTCGCGGCGAAGGATTCGGACTGAAGAGCGTCCAGCGCCGCCTGCGGGGATACTATGGGAGGCAGGCCCGGCTGGAAGTCACCCGCGACCGGGAAAACAGCCTCACCGTGGTGCGCATCGAAATGCCCGCCGAGAGCGACAGCCAACAGATGGCGCAGGGCCAGGCAGGCTGA
- a CDS encoding SpoIIE family protein phosphatase, protein MIRVMLVDDEQPARNRLRALLDGFGELQVVGEAADGMDALQQIAEVRPDLVFLDIQMPGASGTEVAARLPAPRPRVVFCTAFDDYALDAFELHAVDYLLKPVTRKRLQRTVGKVKDALASARRGREMERAKGVQQQLLERGYPTRPGLQVGAVCCPASEVGGDYYDFISLPQDRLGVALGDVSGKGVPAGLVMAGLQGRLETLASQHGGRVDSLIAELNRRTWRTTQPSMYVTFFYGLFDPSSGRFSYVNAGHPPGLLFRPGRSVPQRLESGGTPVGLFASADYQQEEVVLEPGDTIVLYSDGLIEAEDSEEEEFGLERVAESAARALQGSPEEICNHLIEQVRRHSGSPQDDCTVLALKAADPPSP, encoded by the coding sequence ATGATCAGAGTGATGTTGGTGGATGACGAGCAACCCGCACGCAACCGTCTGCGTGCCTTGCTGGACGGTTTCGGCGAACTGCAGGTGGTGGGCGAAGCAGCGGACGGCATGGACGCCCTGCAACAGATCGCCGAAGTCCGTCCCGACTTGGTCTTTCTCGACATCCAGATGCCGGGGGCCAGCGGAACCGAAGTGGCGGCACGCCTGCCGGCGCCCCGTCCGCGGGTGGTCTTCTGTACCGCCTTTGACGACTACGCGCTGGACGCCTTCGAACTGCACGCCGTCGACTACCTGCTCAAACCCGTCACCCGCAAGCGGCTGCAGCGAACCGTGGGGAAGGTCAAGGACGCGCTGGCCTCGGCACGGCGCGGCCGCGAAATGGAACGAGCCAAGGGGGTGCAGCAACAACTGCTGGAGCGGGGCTACCCCACCCGGCCCGGGCTGCAAGTGGGCGCCGTCTGCTGTCCGGCCTCCGAAGTCGGCGGCGACTATTACGACTTCATCAGCCTGCCCCAGGACCGGCTGGGCGTGGCCCTGGGAGATGTGTCGGGCAAGGGCGTCCCGGCCGGACTGGTGATGGCCGGCCTGCAGGGACGGCTGGAAACCCTGGCATCCCAGCATGGCGGTCGGGTAGACTCGCTGATCGCGGAACTGAACCGGCGCACCTGGCGAACCACCCAGCCCAGCATGTACGTGACCTTCTTCTATGGCCTCTTCGATCCGTCGTCGGGGCGCTTCAGCTATGTCAACGCCGGCCATCCGCCCGGCTTGCTCTTCCGACCGGGCCGAAGCGTTCCGCAGCGCCTGGAAAGCGGGGGCACTCCCGTGGGACTCTTCGCCTCTGCCGACTACCAGCAGGAAGAAGTGGTCTTGGAGCCGGGGGACACCATCGTCCTCTACTCGGACGGGCTGATCGAGGCGGAGGACTCCGAGGAGGAGGAGTTCGGCCTGGAAAGGGTGGCCGAGTCCGCCGCCCGGGCCCTGCAGGGCTCGCCCGAAGAAATCTGCAATCATCTCATCGAGCAGGTGCGCCGCCACAGCGGCTCCCCCCAGGACGACTGCACCGTGCTGGCTTTGAAGGCTGCGGACCCTCCTTCGCCATAG
- a CDS encoding LytTR family DNA-binding domain-containing protein codes for MKALIVDDEAPARERMRQLLTAFDDVEVVGEAGDGQEALEAVEAKHPDVVFLDIQMPGISGLEVAASLPSPRPLIVFCTAYDQYAVDAFEMFALDYLLKPVSRARLKESVERARLRSSSKQETQDAGLEDRLDEAVRKAGRPIRFLARHKSGFQVVPEAQVLYFGTEEGYTKLCTSDKEFWIDPTLTDLEKRLDESLFFRISRSALVRLDAVAQVDPMPGGHGQLTLRNGTRLDISRRRMKPLLDCLQTG; via the coding sequence TTGAAGGCTTTGATCGTAGACGACGAGGCGCCGGCACGGGAGCGCATGCGTCAATTGCTGACGGCCTTTGACGATGTCGAGGTGGTCGGCGAGGCCGGCGACGGGCAAGAGGCGCTGGAGGCTGTTGAAGCAAAACATCCGGACGTCGTTTTTCTGGACATCCAGATGCCCGGCATCAGCGGCCTGGAAGTAGCCGCTTCCCTACCCTCTCCGCGTCCTCTCATCGTCTTCTGCACGGCCTACGACCAGTACGCCGTGGACGCCTTCGAGATGTTCGCCCTCGACTACCTTCTCAAGCCGGTTTCGCGGGCCCGCCTCAAGGAATCCGTGGAACGGGCCCGCTTGCGTTCGTCCTCGAAGCAGGAGACCCAGGACGCAGGTCTGGAGGACCGCCTCGACGAAGCCGTGCGCAAAGCGGGCCGTCCCATACGCTTTCTGGCCCGCCACAAATCGGGCTTTCAGGTCGTGCCCGAGGCCCAGGTCCTCTACTTCGGGACCGAGGAGGGCTACACCAAACTGTGCACCTCGGATAAGGAGTTCTGGATCGATCCCACTCTCACCGATCTGGAAAAACGCCTCGATGAGTCGCTCTTTTTCCGCATCTCGCGCTCGGCGCTGGTGCGCCTCGACGCGGTAGCCCAGGTCGATCCCATGCCCGGCGGGCACGGCCAGCTCACCTTGCGCAACGGCACCCGCCTGGACATCTCCCGCCGCCGCATGAAACCTCTCCTCGACTGCCTCCAAACCGGCTGA
- the mtaB gene encoding tRNA (N(6)-L-threonylcarbamoyladenosine(37)-C(2))-methylthiotransferase MtaB, protein MSRKFHIATFGCRTNQADSAALRQDFLDRGYSETEDSSQADVVVVNSCTVTHRSDQQVRQLTRRLRRDNPAARLLVTGCYAQREPQALARIRGVDAVVGNTRKSELVQLAQGISIRPADGRPRNASQRGVSRREMAAVYSDDFAKVRAIDWTPATQVGGRTRPFVKIQDGCDAKCTYCIIPSVRGPSRSVPPQQVLEQVRRLVGAGFREIVLTGIHIGTYGMHLRPRFPLDRLLGEIAGMQGLGWLRVSSIEPMELSRRIIDLAADSDKIAPHFHICLQSGSDSVLKRMLRPYNTARFASIVEEIRDKIPHAAIGTDVIVGFPGESEEEHRRSLDFVGRMPFTYLHVFPYSDRSGTKASSMEGKVDPREIKRRSAQFRALSDQKEAAFRRSFLGRRLQALTLTDTAPDGSRLALTGNYIQALLPASYSGNQLVQGQALRETDNALVLG, encoded by the coding sequence ATGTCCCGCAAGTTCCACATCGCCACTTTCGGATGCCGCACCAACCAGGCCGACAGCGCGGCTCTGCGCCAGGACTTCCTCGACCGCGGCTACAGCGAGACCGAAGACAGCTCCCAGGCCGACGTGGTGGTGGTCAACTCCTGCACTGTCACCCACCGCTCCGATCAGCAGGTGCGCCAACTGACCCGGCGCCTGCGCCGAGACAATCCCGCCGCCCGCCTGCTGGTGACGGGCTGCTACGCGCAGCGTGAGCCGCAGGCGCTGGCCCGCATCCGCGGCGTCGACGCCGTGGTGGGCAACACCCGCAAGAGCGAGTTGGTGCAACTGGCCCAGGGAATCTCGATTCGGCCCGCCGACGGGAGGCCGCGGAACGCATCGCAGCGGGGCGTGTCGAGGCGGGAGATGGCGGCGGTCTACAGCGACGACTTCGCCAAGGTGCGGGCCATCGACTGGACGCCGGCCACCCAGGTGGGCGGACGCACTCGGCCCTTCGTCAAGATCCAGGACGGATGCGACGCCAAGTGCACCTACTGCATCATTCCCTCGGTGCGGGGGCCGTCGCGCAGCGTGCCCCCCCAGCAGGTGCTGGAGCAGGTCCGCCGCCTGGTCGGGGCCGGCTTCCGCGAGATCGTCCTTACCGGAATCCATATCGGCACCTACGGGATGCATCTGCGTCCGCGCTTTCCGCTCGACCGGCTGCTGGGCGAGATCGCCGGGATGCAGGGGCTGGGATGGCTGCGCGTCAGCTCCATCGAGCCCATGGAACTCTCGCGCCGCATCATCGACCTGGCCGCCGACAGCGACAAGATCGCTCCCCACTTTCATATCTGCCTGCAGAGCGGAAGCGATTCGGTGCTCAAGCGCATGCTGCGCCCCTACAACACGGCCCGTTTCGCCTCTATCGTGGAAGAGATCCGCGACAAGATTCCTCACGCCGCCATCGGCACCGACGTCATCGTGGGTTTCCCGGGAGAGAGCGAAGAAGAGCATCGCCGTTCGCTGGACTTCGTGGGCCGCATGCCCTTCACTTACCTGCACGTCTTCCCCTACTCGGACCGCAGCGGGACCAAGGCCTCGTCGATGGAAGGCAAAGTCGACCCTCGGGAGATCAAGCGCCGCTCGGCCCAGTTCCGGGCGCTCAGCGACCAGAAGGAAGCGGCCTTCCGCCGCTCCTTCCTGGGACGCCGCCTGCAAGCCCTGACCCTCACCGACACGGCTCCCGACGGCTCCCGCCTGGCCCTGACCGGCAACTACATCCAAGCCCTCCTCCCCGCTTCCTACTCCGGCAACCAACTGGTCCAAGGCCAGGCCCTCCGCGAAACCGACAACGCATTGGTCCTGGGCTAG
- the rlmN gene encoding 23S rRNA (adenine(2503)-C(2))-methyltransferase RlmN, whose amino-acid sequence MNKNHLVGLDRDQLVALAARMGQKPFRGKQLYHQIYRRKLLDFEHMTDLSKDFRGRLREECALGPLQVERRWEASDGTIKFLFRLEDGRHIESVYIPEEKRDTLCISSQVGCDVGCTFCLTAQMGFRRNLTPGEIVGQVLTLIHLGVVPDTGFNIVFMGMGEPLYNYRNVMKAFRLLIDQEGMDLSYRKITVSTAGVVPVMKRMLQEERLPKLAISLNSTTEQMRSRIMPINRKWNMAELLDVCRKLSRRADQRLTFEYVLLAGESDSDEDARRLAQLLQGMRAKVNLIPYNPNPGLPHSRPPLERVERFQRILVDRQVSAFVRKTRGDDVSAACGQLAHLEEAAV is encoded by the coding sequence ATGAACAAAAATCATCTTGTGGGCCTGGATCGCGACCAATTAGTCGCGCTGGCCGCACGAATGGGCCAAAAGCCCTTTCGCGGAAAACAGCTCTATCATCAGATCTACCGGCGCAAGCTCCTCGACTTCGAACACATGACCGACTTGTCGAAGGACTTCAGAGGCCGGCTGAGGGAGGAGTGCGCCCTGGGTCCGCTGCAGGTGGAGCGGCGCTGGGAGGCTTCCGACGGCACCATCAAGTTTCTCTTCCGCCTGGAGGACGGCCGGCACATCGAGTCGGTCTACATCCCCGAAGAAAAGCGGGATACCTTGTGCATCTCCTCCCAGGTGGGATGCGACGTGGGCTGCACCTTCTGCCTCACCGCCCAGATGGGGTTCCGCCGCAACCTGACGCCGGGCGAAATCGTGGGTCAAGTGCTGACTCTGATCCACCTGGGAGTGGTGCCCGATACAGGCTTCAACATCGTCTTCATGGGCATGGGCGAGCCGCTCTACAACTACCGCAACGTCATGAAGGCCTTCCGCCTGCTCATCGATCAGGAGGGGATGGACCTCTCCTATCGCAAGATCACGGTCTCGACGGCGGGGGTCGTGCCGGTGATGAAGCGAATGCTGCAGGAGGAACGGTTGCCCAAGCTGGCCATTTCGCTCAATTCCACCACCGAGCAAATGCGCAGCCGCATCATGCCCATCAACCGCAAGTGGAACATGGCCGAGCTGCTCGACGTCTGCCGCAAGCTGAGCCGGCGCGCCGACCAGCGCCTGACCTTCGAATACGTCCTGTTGGCGGGCGAGAGCGACTCCGACGAGGACGCCAGGCGTCTGGCCCAACTGCTGCAAGGCATGCGCGCCAAGGTCAATCTTATTCCCTACAACCCCAATCCCGGACTGCCCCACAGCCGCCCCCCGCTTGAGCGGGTGGAGCGCTTTCAGCGCATTCTGGTCGACCGGCAGGTATCGGCCTTCGTCCGCAAGACGCGGGGCGATGACGTTTCAGCCGCCTGCGGCCAGTTGGCCCACCTGGAAGAGGCCGCCGTCTAA
- a CDS encoding MBL fold metallo-hydrolase, whose amino-acid sequence MRVCVLGSGSSGNCTYVETRRTRLLIDNGFGPRSLRRRLQEAGLPIDHFDALLITHGHIDHWKGAEAFVRVYQAPVYANVGTRNEVAELQQIDRWEEFRTGEPFVVGDVEVDPFPVLHDAADPVGFRLRAAGLAGAVATDLGSLTEAVEERLSACDWLILESNHDEELLRLGPYPWSLKQRLTSRLGHLSNRAFAGFLSRFDGQARHVFLAHLSRNNNDPDIALDTARQGLNRRSTGTFHDLWNPIQLHLTHQSRPTPVVEL is encoded by the coding sequence GTGAGAGTGTGTGTTCTGGGATCGGGAAGCAGCGGCAATTGCACTTACGTCGAGACGCGGCGCACGCGCCTGCTCATCGACAATGGCTTCGGACCGCGCAGCTTAAGGCGCCGTTTGCAGGAGGCCGGGCTTCCCATCGACCATTTCGATGCCTTGCTCATCACCCATGGCCACATCGACCATTGGAAGGGGGCCGAGGCTTTCGTGCGCGTCTACCAGGCACCCGTCTACGCCAATGTGGGCACCCGCAACGAGGTAGCCGAACTGCAGCAGATCGACCGCTGGGAAGAGTTCCGCACCGGGGAGCCCTTTGTGGTCGGCGACGTCGAGGTGGACCCCTTCCCTGTCCTCCACGACGCCGCCGATCCCGTTGGCTTCCGCCTGCGCGCGGCGGGCCTTGCCGGCGCCGTGGCCACCGACCTGGGCAGCCTCACCGAGGCGGTGGAAGAGCGCCTTTCGGCCTGCGACTGGCTCATACTGGAGTCTAACCACGACGAAGAGCTGCTGCGCCTGGGCCCCTATCCCTGGAGCCTCAAGCAGCGTCTGACCAGCCGCTTGGGCCACCTCTCCAACCGCGCCTTCGCGGGATTCCTATCCCGCTTCGACGGCCAAGCCCGTCATGTCTTTCTGGCCCACCTGAGCCGCAACAACAACGACCCCGACATCGCTCTGGACACCGCCCGCCAAGGCCTGAACCGCCGCTCCACCGGCACTTTCCACGACCTCTGGAACCCCATCCAACTCCACCTGACCCACCAATCCCGCCCCACTCCGGTTGTGGAATTGTAA
- a CDS encoding septal ring lytic transglycosylase RlpA family protein has protein sequence MNGRLVAIWFLAAGLLLAGCGKKRGDVALTRQVSGRVQEGLASWYGHGDGYHGKTTASGERFDKNKLTAAHYSLPFGTRVRVTNQKNGRTVVVKINDRYPISTLRKGRIIDLSYRAAQELAMVRDGVVPVRLEVLR, from the coding sequence ATGAACGGCAGGCTTGTTGCAATTTGGTTCCTGGCTGCCGGGCTGCTCTTGGCGGGCTGCGGCAAGAAGCGCGGCGACGTGGCGCTGACCCGCCAGGTCAGCGGACGCGTGCAGGAAGGCTTGGCCAGTTGGTATGGGCACGGCGACGGATACCACGGCAAGACCACCGCCAGCGGCGAGCGCTTCGACAAGAACAAGCTCACCGCAGCCCACTACTCGCTGCCCTTCGGAACCCGCGTCCGCGTCACCAACCAGAAGAACGGACGCACGGTGGTGGTTAAGATCAACGACCGCTACCCCATCTCGACCCTGCGCAAGGGCCGCATCATCGACCTCTCCTACCGCGCCGCCCAAGAACTGGCCATGGTCCGCGACGGCGTCGTCCCGGTCCGCCTGGAAGTCCTGCGCTGA